In one window of uncultured Acetobacteroides sp. DNA:
- a CDS encoding flavodoxin, which yields MSKCLIAYYSRKGQNYVGGSIKNLPIGNTEVIAKKIQELTGGDLFHIDTISPYPVDYMQTTNVAKEELNTDYRPELNDRVSNMDDYDTIYLGYPNWWGTFPMAVCTFLESYNLSGKTIIPFCTNEGSGLGHSERDIKKLCPSAIVLPGIAIRGGSVTNADKQVESWVKSHSK from the coding sequence ATGTCAAAATGTTTAATCGCGTATTATTCGCGTAAAGGACAAAATTATGTTGGCGGAAGTATCAAAAATCTGCCGATCGGCAATACCGAAGTAATTGCAAAGAAAATTCAAGAACTAACGGGCGGTGATTTGTTCCATATAGATACCATTTCACCCTATCCCGTAGATTATATGCAAACAACTAATGTTGCAAAAGAAGAACTCAACACCGATTATCGACCTGAATTGAATGATAGGGTAAGTAATATGGATGATTATGACACCATTTACCTGGGATACCCAAACTGGTGGGGAACATTTCCGATGGCAGTATGTACTTTTCTGGAATCGTACAACCTCTCAGGCAAAACCATTATCCCGTTTTGTACTAACGAAGGCAGCGGATTGGGGCATAGCGAACGTGATATTAAAAAGCTTTGTCCAAGCGCAATAGTTCTTCCGGGTATTGCTATTCGTGGAGGTTCAGTAACCAATGCCGATAAACAGGTTGAAAGTTGGGTTAAAAGCCATTCAAAATAG
- a CDS encoding MATE family efflux transporter: protein MPSSLKVKFSNRYLFYLFLPLVVEQFLEYLVGLADSIMVAHVSESAVSGVSLVDFVMALLISLFAALSTGGAVIAGQYLGKKQVDDAKEAANQLIWFSGAISVIIMLIVYLIKPILLNTLFGQISSEVRQDANTYLMITALSIPFLAIYSAGAAIFRSMGNSKLPMQIMLAMNLAHAVGNAILIFVFHLGVEGVAIPTLLSRIAAAVIIVSLALNKKQVLCLNRSFSHKFNWDMLKRILGIGLPYGLENGLFYLGRIVVLSLVASFGTAAIAANAVSGTIVMFQVLPGMAIGLGLTVVVSQCVGAGELELAQYYTNKIMKVVYVANIISCVIVLAILPELMHIYNLSEMATSLASKIVWAHGLLFGLWLIHYRLRSEPLAMLNFPCGLLVYLCSCVA from the coding sequence ATGCCTTCATCTTTAAAAGTAAAATTTTCTAATCGGTACTTGTTTTATCTGTTTCTACCTCTTGTAGTAGAACAGTTTCTAGAGTATTTGGTAGGTTTGGCCGATTCTATTATGGTGGCTCATGTCAGCGAATCGGCTGTCTCTGGTGTTTCGTTGGTCGATTTTGTAATGGCATTGCTTATCAGTCTTTTTGCTGCGTTATCAACGGGTGGTGCTGTTATTGCAGGTCAATATCTTGGTAAAAAGCAAGTTGATGATGCAAAAGAAGCCGCAAATCAGCTTATTTGGTTTTCTGGTGCTATTTCTGTTATCATCATGCTGATTGTTTACCTTATTAAACCAATCCTATTAAATACGCTTTTCGGTCAAATTTCCAGTGAGGTTCGTCAAGATGCAAATACCTACCTAATGATTACTGCATTATCTATACCTTTTCTGGCTATTTACAGTGCAGGGGCAGCCATTTTTAGATCGATGGGTAATTCAAAGCTCCCAATGCAAATTATGCTTGCTATGAATCTTGCCCATGCAGTTGGTAATGCTATCTTGATTTTTGTTTTTCATTTGGGAGTGGAAGGTGTTGCCATACCAACACTTTTGTCGCGGATAGCTGCTGCCGTTATTATCGTATCGTTAGCGCTAAACAAGAAACAAGTTTTATGCTTAAATCGAAGCTTTTCGCACAAGTTTAATTGGGATATGCTTAAGCGGATTCTCGGTATAGGATTACCTTATGGACTGGAAAACGGCCTCTTTTACCTGGGGCGTATTGTTGTTCTTAGTTTAGTGGCATCGTTTGGTACTGCTGCTATTGCCGCCAATGCCGTTTCGGGGACAATTGTGATGTTCCAGGTTTTACCTGGAATGGCTATAGGCTTAGGCTTAACAGTTGTTGTCTCTCAATGCGTTGGTGCTGGGGAACTAGAATTGGCACAGTATTACACAAACAAGATTATGAAAGTTGTATATGTGGCCAATATCATTAGTTGCGTAATAGTTTTGGCAATCCTTCCCGAATTAATGCATATCTATAATCTTTCAGAAATGGCTACTTCTTTGGCCTCCAAAATTGTTTGGGCTCATGGATTGCTATTTGGCCTTTGGCTTATACATTACCGGTTACGTTCAGAGCCTCTGGCGATGCTAAATTTCCCATGTGGGTTGCTAGTCTATCTATGCTCCTGTGTCGCATAG
- a CDS encoding aldo/keto reductase, producing MEKIVLNNNVEMPIIGFGVYQVTDAQECEISVLEAINAGYRLIDTASAYGNEQAVGKAIKRSGVARNELFITTKLWISDASYDKAKSAFEKSLSNLGLDYIDLYLIHQPIGDVYGAWRAMEELYKDGKIRAIGVSNFQPDRLMDLMMFNSVVPAVNQIETHPFNQQVDVQTFLSENNVQIESWGPFAEGKNDIFKNEVLVSIGKKYNKSVAQVILRWLTQRGVVVIPKSVRKDRIIENFNIFDFQLSNDDMESIKTLDSGKSLFFDHRDPAMVKWLSSYKL from the coding sequence ATGGAGAAGATCGTTTTAAATAACAATGTTGAAATGCCAATCATAGGTTTTGGCGTTTATCAAGTTACTGATGCACAAGAGTGCGAAATCAGTGTTTTGGAAGCTATTAATGCTGGTTACAGATTAATAGATACAGCTTCGGCTTATGGCAACGAGCAGGCTGTTGGTAAAGCGATAAAAAGAAGCGGAGTGGCCCGAAATGAGCTCTTCATTACCACAAAGTTGTGGATTTCAGATGCCAGCTACGATAAGGCCAAAAGTGCTTTCGAAAAGTCTTTATCCAATTTGGGGTTAGATTACATTGATCTGTACCTTATTCATCAACCCATTGGCGATGTCTATGGTGCTTGGAGGGCAATGGAAGAACTATACAAAGACGGGAAAATTAGGGCTATCGGCGTGAGTAATTTCCAGCCCGACCGCCTCATGGATTTAATGATGTTTAATTCGGTTGTGCCTGCGGTTAATCAAATAGAAACACACCCATTCAATCAGCAGGTCGACGTTCAAACGTTCCTTTCCGAAAATAACGTACAAATCGAATCCTGGGGTCCATTTGCCGAAGGAAAGAACGACATCTTTAAAAACGAAGTTCTTGTAAGTATTGGCAAAAAATATAACAAGTCGGTTGCTCAGGTTATCCTCCGCTGGCTTACACAACGGGGAGTTGTTGTAATCCCTAAATCAGTTCGTAAAGATAGGATCATTGAGAACTTCAATATTTTCGATTTCCAATTGAGTAACGATGATATGGAATCAATTAAAACCCTAGATAGTGGTAAAAGCTTGTTTTTCGACCATCGCGACCCTGCTATGGTTAAATGGCTGAGCAGCTATAAATTGTAA
- a CDS encoding TMEM175 family protein: MDKNRLEAFSDGVMAIIITIMVLEFKVPHDTSWESLWNLWPVFLSYALSFVFVGLYWSSHHHLFHMAERVNNRILWSNMLGLFFLSFTPFATAWMGENTFNSQTVTLYAVILSLCVVSYLLLVHQLRALHGYDSKFSKTFKGYTKIFITISLNSLAALIAFFGYPRIAFILLILTSLAWFIPNHRYENHITDED, encoded by the coding sequence GTGGACAAAAACAGATTGGAGGCATTCTCAGATGGTGTTATGGCCATAATCATCACCATCATGGTGTTGGAATTCAAAGTTCCTCACGATACCAGTTGGGAATCGTTGTGGAACCTATGGCCTGTATTTCTGAGTTATGCGCTAAGTTTTGTTTTTGTAGGCCTTTACTGGAGTAGCCACCACCATCTGTTTCACATGGCCGAAAGGGTGAACAATAGAATACTTTGGTCCAATATGCTGGGCTTATTCTTTTTATCGTTCACCCCTTTTGCAACTGCTTGGATGGGCGAAAATACGTTTAACAGCCAAACTGTAACCCTCTATGCTGTAATACTTAGTCTTTGTGTTGTATCGTACTTACTTTTAGTGCATCAATTACGGGCTCTTCACGGTTACGATTCAAAGTTCTCTAAAACATTTAAAGGATATACCAAAATCTTCATAACCATTTCATTAAATTCTTTGGCTGCACTTATTGCGTTTTTTGGATACCCGAGAATAGCGTTTATTTTACTTATCCTGACTTCCTTGGCATGGTTTATTCCCAACCATCGATACGAAAACCACATTACTGATGAGGATTAA
- a CDS encoding cyclophilin-like fold protein, with protein sequence MSRTIRISIEGRKFEASLNSNQTVDDLLKMLPLELTLQRYAGHEYFGKLPQKPSVKGVEMTSYAHAAGIYYYDGWAAFTVLYGDADITPYKVVHLGDLDDEVILFLKNSDALVAAKVEVVD encoded by the coding sequence ATGAGCAGAACTATAAGAATATCTATTGAGGGTCGAAAGTTTGAAGCATCGCTTAACAGCAATCAAACTGTGGACGACCTCTTGAAAATGTTGCCCTTAGAGTTGACATTACAGCGTTATGCAGGGCACGAATATTTCGGCAAGTTGCCACAAAAACCTTCCGTAAAGGGGGTGGAGATGACATCTTATGCTCATGCTGCAGGCATTTACTATTACGATGGCTGGGCTGCCTTTACCGTGCTTTATGGTGATGCAGACATCACCCCATACAAAGTCGTTCATCTTGGAGATTTGGATGACGAAGTGATACTATTTCTGAAAAACTCGGATGCTCTTGTAGCCGCTAAAGTTGAAGTTGTAGATTAA
- a CDS encoding DUF2971 domain-containing protein, with the protein MNNEFNPDDHPHVWHYTSINSLVNGLIEEDGNLCFWASHRQYLNDPMETILGVDLRDRLINEKSLKIKYGKATPDIFIVSFSLSPDILPMWNMYGGNGNGIMLKLDSKLLNVKEYSMYHMEYDTIEVINQIENKLDDNLNSTFTEGCPEDTCSRESAVVLGEILITANLPEKIKSNSYQYENEVRISHTTDIQHSLKDIKYRCSNGVIIPYMEFRFLKEALKEITIGPTNDFERSKFSLKMFLDSKELGDVKISKSEVPYRG; encoded by the coding sequence ATGAATAACGAATTCAATCCAGATGATCATCCCCATGTTTGGCACTACACCTCAATAAACTCTCTAGTAAATGGGTTGATTGAAGAAGATGGTAATCTATGCTTTTGGGCATCTCATCGTCAATATTTAAACGATCCGATGGAAACAATTTTAGGTGTTGATTTAAGAGATAGACTAATCAACGAAAAATCCCTAAAAATAAAATATGGAAAAGCAACACCTGATATATTTATAGTATCATTTTCCCTCTCTCCAGATATTCTTCCAATGTGGAATATGTATGGAGGTAATGGGAATGGCATTATGTTAAAACTTGATTCAAAGTTACTCAACGTAAAAGAATACAGTATGTATCATATGGAATATGACACAATTGAAGTAATAAATCAAATTGAAAATAAATTGGATGATAATTTAAATAGTACATTTACAGAAGGTTGTCCAGAAGATACTTGCAGCAGGGAATCAGCAGTTGTACTCGGAGAGATATTAATTACAGCAAACCTTCCTGAAAAAATAAAAAGTAATTCTTATCAATATGAAAATGAAGTAAGAATTTCACATACAACAGATATTCAACATAGTTTAAAGGATATTAAGTATAGATGTTCAAACGGGGTTATAATACCGTATATGGAATTTCGATTTCTCAAAGAAGCGCTTAAAGAAATCACTATAGGTCCCACAAACGATTTTGAACGCTCTAAATTCTCATTAAAGATGTTTTTAGATTCCAAAGAATTAGGTGATGTCAAAATATCAAAATCCGAAGTTCCTTATCGTGGTTAG
- a CDS encoding iron-containing alcohol dehydrogenase: MENFSFYIPTTVHFGKGQIANLSASIKQFGGSKVLLAYGGGSVKKNGIYDAVVAELKKVSIAFVDCDGIKPNPPVEDVNRGIKIYKENACDFILAVGGGSTIDACKAMAAGVCYNGDVMDLMAGGKGEIKAAAPLASVLTMAGTGSELDMGGVITAGEDHKKHTIMHPLLYPKFSILDPTYTFSVPEIHSMAGCFDALNHLIECYFIAGSESTDVQNMMNEGLMRSIIKNAPLVLANPQDYNARANIMWASSMALASFQFAIGKKGSNWPMHSMGHELSSLYDMTHGVTLALIAPAYLEFSLQKAPEYTWLFANFARNVFGVIESDDAVAATKGIECLKEFTLKIKMPKNLKDAGVEESKLEYLAAKATEWGNIGALCKIEKEEAFEIFNRAFA, from the coding sequence ATGGAAAATTTCAGCTTTTATATACCAACAACCGTTCATTTCGGCAAAGGTCAGATCGCTAATTTAAGCGCTTCGATAAAGCAGTTCGGAGGAAGCAAAGTCTTGCTTGCTTATGGAGGAGGAAGCGTTAAGAAAAACGGTATTTATGATGCCGTTGTCGCAGAATTGAAAAAAGTTTCCATTGCTTTTGTTGACTGCGATGGCATTAAACCCAATCCACCTGTTGAGGATGTAAACCGAGGCATTAAGATTTACAAAGAGAATGCATGTGATTTCATTTTAGCCGTTGGTGGAGGTTCTACAATTGACGCTTGTAAGGCAATGGCTGCTGGTGTTTGCTACAATGGCGATGTGATGGATCTGATGGCAGGTGGAAAAGGAGAAATTAAAGCAGCTGCTCCATTGGCATCTGTATTAACTATGGCAGGTACAGGAAGCGAATTGGATATGGGTGGAGTAATTACTGCTGGAGAAGACCATAAGAAGCACACAATTATGCATCCGCTTCTTTACCCAAAATTCTCTATACTCGATCCAACCTATACTTTTTCAGTGCCAGAAATTCATTCGATGGCCGGTTGTTTCGACGCCTTGAATCACCTTATTGAGTGTTATTTTATTGCTGGAAGCGAATCTACCGATGTTCAAAACATGATGAACGAAGGGCTGATGAGGTCAATCATTAAAAATGCTCCTTTGGTTCTCGCAAATCCACAAGATTATAATGCTAGGGCTAACATTATGTGGGCAAGTTCAATGGCCTTAGCAAGTTTCCAGTTTGCAATCGGTAAAAAAGGTTCAAACTGGCCAATGCACAGTATGGGGCACGAGTTGTCAAGCCTTTACGATATGACTCACGGTGTTACTTTAGCGCTTATTGCTCCTGCTTATCTGGAATTTTCCCTACAAAAAGCCCCTGAATATACGTGGTTGTTCGCAAATTTCGCCAGAAATGTATTTGGGGTGATTGAATCCGACGATGCGGTAGCAGCAACAAAAGGCATTGAATGCCTAAAAGAATTTACCTTGAAAATTAAGATGCCTAAAAACCTCAAAGACGCTGGTGTCGAAGAAAGCAAACTAGAATATTTGGCAGCTAAAGCAACTGAGTGGGGTAACATTGGCGCACTCTGCAAAATTGAAAAAGAAGAAGCCTTTGAGATATTCAATAGGGCCTTTGCCTAA
- a CDS encoding flavodoxin family protein: protein MSKKVVVISSSPRRGGNSDILCDQFITGAHSAGHQVEKFFLKDKKINYCTGCGVCLNGEKSCPQKDDMADLLSKLIAADIIVMATPVYFYTMCGQMKTFIDRICARYIEVKNKDFYFIVTAADSNKQALDKTIEEFRGFLDCLDNPSEKGIVYGTSAWNIGEIKNSKAMSQALEMGINI, encoded by the coding sequence ATGAGTAAAAAAGTTGTAGTCATTTCGTCAAGTCCTCGTAGAGGAGGTAATTCTGATATTTTATGCGATCAATTTATTACGGGTGCACATTCGGCTGGTCATCAGGTTGAGAAATTTTTTCTTAAGGATAAGAAAATCAACTATTGTACTGGATGCGGCGTCTGCCTTAACGGCGAAAAAAGCTGCCCTCAAAAAGATGACATGGCTGATCTCCTCTCAAAACTGATTGCAGCAGACATCATTGTAATGGCAACACCAGTGTATTTCTACACCATGTGCGGTCAAATGAAAACATTCATCGACCGAATTTGTGCCCGATACATCGAAGTCAAAAACAAAGATTTTTACTTTATCGTTACAGCGGCCGATAGCAATAAACAAGCTTTAGACAAAACCATCGAAGAATTTCGTGGATTTCTAGATTGTCTCGATAATCCGAGTGAAAAGGGGATTGTCTATGGTACAAGCGCATGGAACATTGGAGAAATTAAAAATTCAAAAGCAATGTCTCAAGCGTTGGAAATGGGAATAAATATCTAA